From the genome of Pseudarthrobacter sp. NIBRBAC000502772:
TACCGGACGGCAAGGGCGAGGCCGATGCTGACGATCATCATGGGCACGAGGCCCGTTCCGCGGCGGCGAAGCGGCTTCCACAGTCCGGCGTCCTGGACGTAGCCGAAGAGGCCGCCGCCGAGGAGCGAGAGGATCAACGCAAGCCAGAAGGGAAGGCCGATAGCGTTAAAGGCGAAGACCAGCACAGCGCCGAGGGTGACCATTTCCCCGTGGGCGAAGTTAGTCAGCCCCGTGGTTCCGAAGATCAGGGAGAGTCCTACGGAAGCCAGCGCCAGCAGGAGGCCAAAGCTCAACCCCGCTACGAGCCGGTTGAGGAGGTTCTGCCCGAAGTCCTGCTGCTGGACCACGATCCCCTTACCGAAGGCAAAAATCACGGAGAGGTTCGAGGTCTGGCTGAACGTTACGCTGCGGGGGTTTTCCTGGCCGTCCGCGAGCTTGATGCCCTCTGGCAGGGTCGATTCGTCCAGTTCGATCTCATAGGTGCCTTGGACCGGGACCCCAATGCTCCAGGACCCGTTGGCCGCGGATGTGGCGGTCCCTTCGAAGTCCCCGCTCCTAGCGGTTATGGTCACGTCGGCGATGGGGGTTCGCGCGTCATCCCGTAGGAAGCCGCTGATGTTGTTCTGGAAGGTCGTAATCGACGGGGATGGTGTCGGAGACGGCGAAGTGGCTTGTGATGCCGGGGCGACGACGAGCAGTATCGCCACGACAGAGGCAAAGACGGCCCCTATCACTTTCAGCAATCCGCCCGGCCGTCTGTGCGGCGAGCCTTTGGGTGTACTTCTCAAAATGAAAATCCTCCACTTGGGTGGGGTGGCCAGGGATGCGCCATTGCAACCACTGCAAACGTCACGGGACGGATGGTGGGGCTTTCTGCAGGTTGGGGGCCTGATTGTGATATCCGTCACCGTGTGTGGTTTATGTTACAGCTCGTCAGAGGCAAATTTTAGGCTGGGGGGAGGCCGTAGGGTAGCGATCGCATAACAACTGCGTTACAGCCATGGCGCATTGGCAAAGTGTTCGCAAAGAAACTTCTGTTGATCAGCAGTATTCCTCCGGGGGGCGGCCTGGCCTACGCGCGGCCCGGCGGCGCGTGCGACCGTCCACTCGGATGCATCACGGTTGCGTTTCGGCGCCATGGACGGGGAACTTATTGGGGCGTGAGCGCGTAGATATTGGTAGCGTGGTTCGTAAGTCACGACTCAACCCTTTACTTGGAGGACACCAGCAATGGCACTTGGCGGAAACCCGATCTTCAACGGAAAGAATTTCCGTGGAGCAACGCAGGCACCGCGTGTCCCGCAGGCACCCTACGGACAGGCACAGTACGGCCAGCGGGCTCCCGGCCAGGTCATGGATCCCCAGAATGGTTGGGGCCAGCAACAGAACATGACCGATGAGCAGCTGCGCCAGATGTACAACCAGCCGGCCGCGGGTCCCGCGGACACCGGCCGGATGACGTACGACGACGTCATCGTCAAGACTGCTGCCTGCCTCGGAGTCCTGCTGGCCGGTGCCGCGGTGACCCTGTTTGTCAGTATGGGGCTGGCCAGCATCCTGATGATCGTCGGTGCGCTGGGCGGCTTCGTCCTGGCACTGGTCAACACGTTCAAGAAGCAGCCTTCGCCGGCCCTGATCCTGGCCTATGCCGGGCTCGAAGGCCTGTTCCTCGGCGGCCTCACCCGCGTGCTTGACCTGATGTACCCGGGAGTCGGCCTGCAGGCCGTCATCGGCACGCTGTCCGTGTTCACCGTGACGCTGCTCCTGTTCAAGAGCGGCAAGGTGCGCGCCTCTCCCAAGGCCATGAAGTTCTTTATGATCGCCCTGGTGGGTTACGGCCTGTTCTCCGTGGTCAACCTGGTCATGATGATGACGGGTATGACGACGGAACCCTTCGGCCTGCGCAGCGGCATCATTGGTGTTGTCATCGGCATCCTGGCCATCGGCCTGGCCGCGTTCTCCCTGGTCATGGACTTCACCAGCATCGAAGCCGGCGTGCAGAGCGGTGCACCGCAGCGCTTCTCCTGGACCGCTGCCTTCGGCCTGACGGTCACCCTGGTCTGGCTGTACGTGGAGATCATCCGCGTCCTGGCCATCCTCCGCGGCGAGGACTGACAACAAAACCCGGCGTCCGCCGTCGTAATTCGCACTCACAAGAAGAGGGCCCCACCGATGCAATTCGCATCCGGCGGGCCCTCTTTTTGCGGTATCAGCGCTACGAAATGCGCATGGCTCCCGCTGCAGGGGTCACGGTGAAGATGTCAGGGGCCGTGTAGCCGGCTTCTTCGAAGGCACGCACGACGGCGGCGCGCACCTGCTGCTCCGACGTCACCGGGGTGAGCGCGATGGCGGCCCCGCCGAAGCCACCGCCGGTCATCCGGGCGCCGATTGCGCCGTTGGCGCGCGAGGTGGCCACGGCCAGATCCAGTTCCGCGCAGGAGATTTCAAAGTCGTCCCGCATGGAAGCGTGGCTGGCGTCCAGCAGCGCGCCGATGGAACCGGGGCCCGCACTGGCCAGCAGCTCCACGGTCTGCAGCACGCGGTCGTTTTCGGTCACGATATGGCGCACGCGCCGGTAGGTGACCTCGTCCAGGAGGCCGGCGGCTTCTTCCAGGTCCTCCATCCGGACGTCACGCAGTGCCTTGACGCCCAGGACCTCGGCGCCCAGTTCGCAGGACGCGCGGCGGGAGGCGTACCCGCCGTCCGCATGGGAGTGGGAGACGTTGGTATCGATCACCAGCATCACCAGCCCTGCAGGTTCTGTTTCGAAGGGAACCAGCTGAGCGCTCTGGTCGCGGCAGTCCAGGAAGACCGCATGCCCCTTGGATCCGCGCAGCGACGCTGACTGGTCCATGATGCCCGTGGGGGCGCCGACAAAGTCGTTCTCGGCGCGCTGGG
Proteins encoded in this window:
- a CDS encoding branched-chain amino acid ABC transporter permease gives rise to the protein MGAVFASVVAILLVVAPASQATSPSPTPSPSITTFQNNISGFLRDDARTPIADVTITARSGDFEGTATSAANGSWSIGVPVQGTYEIELDESTLPEGIKLADGQENPRSVTFSQTSNLSVIFAFGKGIVVQQQDFGQNLLNRLVAGLSFGLLLALASVGLSLIFGTTGLTNFAHGEMVTLGAVLVFAFNAIGLPFWLALILSLLGGGLFGYVQDAGLWKPLRRRGTGLVPMMIVSIGLALAVRYVIQFYFGGATQQLPFAQSAEIQLGPVSISPNNLWSLIISAVVIALIGIVLLKTRLGKATRAVADNPALAAASGIDVDSVIRIVWVTGGMLASLGGILWAYYRPGVTFDMGSQILLLIFAGVTLGGLGTVFGALIGSIIVGIFVELTTVFGLAADLKYVGALFIMIVVLLFRPQGILGRRERVG
- a CDS encoding Bax inhibitor-1/YccA family protein is translated as MALGGNPIFNGKNFRGATQAPRVPQAPYGQAQYGQRAPGQVMDPQNGWGQQQNMTDEQLRQMYNQPAAGPADTGRMTYDDVIVKTAACLGVLLAGAAVTLFVSMGLASILMIVGALGGFVLALVNTFKKQPSPALILAYAGLEGLFLGGLTRVLDLMYPGVGLQAVIGTLSVFTVTLLLFKSGKVRASPKAMKFFMIALVGYGLFSVVNLVMMMTGMTTEPFGLRSGIIGVVIGILAIGLAAFSLVMDFTSIEAGVQSGAPQRFSWTAAFGLTVTLVWLYVEIIRVLAILRGED
- the galK gene encoding galactokinase, translated to MDRAQPGTADLAARFGQEFGRLPDGVWQAPGRVNLIGEHTDYNEGFVLPFAIDKTARVAVAVRPDSTVRLLSTYGDHGMVTADLGSLDAASAKGWTKYPLGVMWALQQQGISVPGVDLLLDSNVPLGAGLSSSHAIECAVISALNDLTGAGLEPEEMVLATQRAENDFVGAPTGIMDQSASLRGSKGHAVFLDCRDQSAQLVPFETEPAGLVMLVIDTNVSHSHADGGYASRRASCELGAEVLGVKALRDVRMEDLEEAAGLLDEVTYRRVRHIVTENDRVLQTVELLASAGPGSIGALLDASHASMRDDFEISCAELDLAVATSRANGAIGARMTGGGFGGAAIALTPVTSEQQVRAAVVRAFEEAGYTAPDIFTVTPAAGAMRIS